The following coding sequences lie in one Dunckerocampus dactyliophorus isolate RoL2022-P2 chromosome 4, RoL_Ddac_1.1, whole genome shotgun sequence genomic window:
- the si:ch211-12e13.12 gene encoding paralemmin-2, translating into MQVIKKCAKYSKYMKTQGKGETLSSPTGGSTVQVYHDYQKVAFKMQREHGQTEDPCITCCTEQKFSTRDDAAHRISSWTVDSSSQAYSGPEDNSTDPQETLTETSTLTFVDGHTMEEPGENNSLHGVTKIYLRDFVLIDDDDDGDMSLREKTVNNLAVMDGKAADLVRGRLFSTSSGSLSECKDEPSAPEVSPSHGKEPCCTCAIL; encoded by the exons ATGCaagtgataaagaag TGTGCGAAGTACAGCAAGTACATGAAGACACAAGGAAAAGGGGAGACGCTCTCATCCCCGACAGGGGGCAGCACTGTGCAAGTCTACCATGACTACCAGAAGGTGGCGTTTAAGATGCAGCGTGAACATGGCCAGACTGAGGATCCCTGCATCACATGCTGCACTGAGCAGAAGTTCAGTACGAGGGATGACGCCGCTCATAGGATCTCCTCGTGGACCGTGGATTCAAGCTCACAGGCCTATTCAGGTCCAGAGGACAACTCCACAGACCCACAGGAGACCCTGACAGAGACTTCCACTCTGACCTTTGTTGATGGCCACACCATGGAGGAACCAGGAGAGAACAACAGTCTCCACGGGGTGACGAAGATTTACCTCAGAGACTTTGTGCTGATCGATGACGATGACGATGGGGACATGTCCTTGAGAGAGAAAACGGTGAATAACTTGGCTGTCATGGACGGGAAAGCTGCAGATCTGGTTCGTGGAAGACTGTTTTCCACCTCCAGCGGCTCACTGTCCGAGTGCAAGGATGAACCTTCTGCTCCTGAGGTGTCTCCTTCACATGGGAAGGAACCATGCTGCACCTGTGCCATTCTGTGA